The following proteins are encoded in a genomic region of Halonatronomonas betaini:
- a CDS encoding aminopeptidase P family protein → MDRISKLNQLRKDKDLEAIMITSKKNRFYFSGFTGTAGKILITETNNYFITDFRYIDQANDQTEGLEIIEISKNKNKNLIKFFNDKGLTSIGFEDGDLSYKEYQELKNFDTEIEYSPLSDEINEFRKVKDDREIEIIKEAIKITEKAFDKIITYIEPGMKEREVAAELEYYLRKLGGEGPSFDFIVASGKRSALPHGVASDKIIETGDFVTLDFGTYYRGYCSDMTRTIVVGEPDDRQVEIYNTVLKAHLEVIEKIKPGMTGQEADQIARDIIEKAGYGDNFGHGLGHGLGIEVHEAPRLSTTSEEVLKPGMIVTDEPGIYIQDWGGVRIEDDLVITEDGCKSLNNSNKKLIIV, encoded by the coding sequence TTGGATAGAATAAGTAAGTTAAACCAACTAAGAAAAGATAAGGATCTTGAGGCAATAATGATTACTTCAAAAAAGAATCGATTTTATTTTTCTGGATTTACTGGAACAGCAGGCAAAATATTGATAACAGAAACTAATAATTATTTTATTACTGACTTTCGTTATATAGATCAGGCTAATGATCAGACAGAGGGTCTTGAAATTATAGAAATAAGTAAAAATAAGAATAAAAATTTAATTAAGTTTTTTAATGATAAAGGTCTCACTAGTATTGGATTTGAGGATGGAGATTTAAGTTATAAAGAATATCAGGAACTGAAAAATTTTGATACCGAGATAGAATATTCCCCATTAAGTGATGAGATTAATGAATTCAGAAAGGTTAAAGATGATAGAGAGATTGAGATAATTAAAGAGGCCATTAAAATAACAGAAAAGGCATTTGATAAAATTATTACATATATTGAGCCAGGTATGAAAGAGAGGGAAGTAGCTGCTGAACTAGAATATTATCTAAGAAAATTAGGAGGCGAGGGTCCTTCTTTTGATTTTATTGTGGCATCAGGGAAGCGTTCGGCTCTTCCCCATGGAGTTGCTTCTGATAAGATTATAGAGACCGGTGATTTTGTAACCCTTGATTTTGGAACATATTATCGAGGATATTGTTCAGATATGACCAGAACAATAGTGGTTGGAGAACCTGATGATAGACAGGTTGAAATTTATAATACTGTTTTAAAGGCCCACCTGGAAGTTATAGAGAAAATCAAGCCAGGAATGACCGGGCAGGAGGCTGACCAGATTGCCAGGGATATTATAGAAAAAGCAGGGTATGGCGATAACTTTGGTCATGGTTTAGGCCATGGTTTAGGGATTGAAGTTCATGAAGCGCCAAGGCTATCAACAACTTCAGAGGAGGTTTTAAAGCCAGGGATGATTGTTACAGACGAGCCAGGCATCTATATACAGGACTGGGGCGGAGTTAGAATTGAAGATGACCTGGTGATTACTGAAGATGGCTGTAAATCATTAAATAATAGCAATAAAAAGTTGATTATTGTCTGA
- the efp gene encoding elongation factor P: MISTNDFSTGLTIELDDDIYQVINFEHSKSGRGGAFVRTKLKSLTDGHVMNKTFRAGEKVKHAHIETKNMQYLYKDGDKHVFMDVDTYEQTYLNTETLGEKLKYLKDNMTIEVSFYEGRPIDINLPTSVELEVTYAPPAVKGDTVSGGTKEVELETGLKLQVPLFIESGTVIKVDTRTGEYLSRA; this comes from the coding sequence ATGATATCAACAAATGATTTTTCTACTGGATTAACAATTGAACTTGATGATGATATTTATCAGGTTATTAATTTTGAACATTCAAAGAGTGGTAGAGGTGGAGCTTTTGTTAGAACTAAACTGAAGAGCTTAACAGATGGGCATGTTATGAATAAAACCTTTAGAGCCGGTGAAAAAGTTAAACACGCTCATATTGAGACTAAGAACATGCAGTATTTATATAAAGATGGAGATAAGCATGTATTTATGGATGTCGATACTTATGAGCAGACCTACTTAAATACAGAGACTTTGGGAGAAAAATTAAAATATTTGAAAGATAATATGACTATCGAAGTTTCCTTTTATGAGGGACGGCCGATAGATATTAATTTACCAACTTCAGTTGAGCTAGAAGTGACTTATGCACCACCAGCAGTTAAAGGTGATACTGTCTCTGGTGGAACTAAAGAGGTTGAATTAGAGACAGGTCTTAAATTACAGGTGCCTTTATTTATAGAAAGCGGAACGGTTATTAAAGTTGATACTCGGACTGGTGAATATTTGAGTCGGGCATAA
- a CDS encoding Asp23/Gls24 family envelope stress response protein, with protein sequence MPNKKIGEISISDDVIGIIASLTVIEIEGVYSMSGGFAGGLANVLGRSDLSRGVKIDKDDNEVKVELYLILEYEYSIPDLAWKIQDKVKRTLEAMTGLNIIEVNIHVQGVNFPEGEEKDDIDFDEDEKEEEDLDEDNS encoded by the coding sequence ATGCCCAATAAAAAAATAGGTGAAATATCGATTTCAGATGATGTTATTGGAATAATTGCAAGCCTGACAGTCATAGAAATCGAAGGTGTTTATTCGATGAGTGGTGGTTTTGCCGGGGGACTGGCTAATGTTTTAGGAAGAAGCGACCTCTCAAGAGGTGTAAAGATTGATAAAGATGATAATGAAGTAAAGGTTGAACTTTATTTGATTCTTGAATACGAGTATTCTATACCAGATCTGGCATGGAAAATTCAGGATAAGGTGAAAAGGACCCTGGAGGCCATGACAGGCCTAAACATTATAGAAGTAAATATACATGTACAGGGAGTTAATTTCCCTGAAGGTGAAGAAAAAGATGATATTGATTTTGATGAAGATGAAAAAGAGGAGGAGGATTTAGATGAAGATAATTCATAA
- the amaP gene encoding alkaline shock response membrane anchor protein AmaP encodes MKIIHKLITVILLIILMFISLLFTIYSFGLTGEAFLSLVEQDLYQNYILGIIFLVITIISAIAIYPLLKSRDEATILQTGKNGDINISLKAIDKIVRTVTLEQEGIDIKDIKLDTRQNRLYIELVITVKGNQSIPEVSSNLKDSIKERLNETVGTDLAEIKVLIDNVDSLSKKNKIKKEKSEVEIKEESDLDAQNDISEEEEKLNAKDKSDAKDFLNDFDSKE; translated from the coding sequence ATGAAGATAATTCATAAGTTAATAACAGTTATTCTCCTTATTATATTAATGTTTATTTCATTACTATTTACTATTTATAGTTTTGGCTTAACTGGTGAAGCTTTTTTAAGTTTAGTTGAACAGGATCTTTATCAAAATTATATTTTAGGTATTATCTTCCTTGTAATAACAATAATTTCAGCAATAGCTATATATCCACTTTTGAAAAGTAGAGATGAAGCGACAATTTTACAGACAGGTAAAAATGGAGATATTAATATTTCCTTAAAAGCTATTGATAAAATTGTTAGAACTGTTACTTTAGAACAGGAAGGCATTGATATTAAGGACATTAAACTGGATACCAGACAGAATCGGCTTTATATTGAGCTTGTGATTACTGTAAAAGGTAATCAATCAATTCCTGAAGTTAGTTCTAATTTAAAGGATTCGATAAAAGAGAGATTAAATGAAACTGTTGGTACAGATCTAGCTGAGATTAAGGTTTTAATTGATAATGTAGATTCTCTATCTAAAAAGAATAAAATTAAGAAAGAAAAAAGCGAAGTTGAAATTAAAGAAGAATCTGATTTAGATGCCCAGAATGATATATCTGAAGAAGAGGAAAAACTGAATGCTAAAGATAAGTCTGATGCTAAAGATTTTTTAAATGACTTTGATAGCAAAGAATAA
- a CDS encoding type II 3-dehydroquinate dehydratase, which yields MNRIIMINGPNLNWLGKREENHYGKSSLKELEDELSEIARDQGYELLSFQTNSEGEFIDLLQKNYNQASGYIINPGAYSHTSLAIMDALLSIDKKVIEVHLSNVTAREEIRQKLLTASACDGIIIGLGKKGYKLALESIIN from the coding sequence TTGAATAGGATAATTATGATAAATGGACCGAATCTAAATTGGTTGGGAAAAAGAGAAGAAAATCATTATGGCAAGTCCAGTCTCAAAGAATTAGAAGATGAGCTATCAGAAATCGCAAGAGATCAAGGGTATGAGTTATTATCTTTTCAGACTAATTCTGAAGGTGAGTTTATTGATCTTTTGCAAAAAAACTATAATCAGGCGTCTGGTTATATAATAAATCCTGGGGCTTATAGTCATACCAGCCTGGCTATTATGGATGCTTTACTTTCAATAGATAAAAAGGTAATCGAAGTTCATTTATCCAATGTTACTGCTAGAGAAGAAATAAGGCAGAAATTGCTGACTGCTTCTGCCTGCGATGGCATAATCATTGGGTTAGGTAAAAAAGGTTATAAGTTAGCATTAGAATCTATAATAAATTAA
- the folD gene encoding bifunctional methylenetetrahydrofolate dehydrogenase/methenyltetrahydrofolate cyclohydrolase FolD, with protein MDKVIDGKQIAKNIREELKSQISDQKAEGRVPGLAVVLVGDNPASETYVGMKEKAAEEIGIHSELHDVDSSISQEELLNLVDQLNNDNRIDGILVQLPLPDHIDELAVIEAIDPGKDVDGFHPINTGRLFSGQKDLLRFDPCTPLGIIELIERKGVDIEGKNAVIVGRSNIVGKPVAHLLLERNATITVCHSRTKDLKAETLDADILVAAVGRPNFITGEMVKEGACVIDVGINRVDGKLIGDVEYDSAYERAGAITPVPGGVGPMTIAMLMKNTVKAREYHGV; from the coding sequence ATGGATAAAGTAATTGATGGAAAGCAGATTGCGAAAAATATTCGAGAGGAACTTAAGAGCCAGATAAGTGATCAAAAAGCAGAGGGGAGAGTTCCCGGGCTTGCAGTTGTTTTAGTTGGTGATAATCCTGCATCCGAAACATATGTTGGCATGAAGGAGAAGGCAGCTGAAGAGATTGGGATCCATTCAGAACTTCATGATGTAGATTCCAGTATTAGTCAGGAAGAATTGCTTAATTTAGTTGATCAACTGAATAATGATAACAGGATTGATGGTATTTTAGTCCAGCTACCTCTTCCAGATCATATTGATGAGCTGGCCGTTATTGAAGCTATTGATCCGGGAAAAGATGTTGATGGTTTTCATCCAATCAATACTGGACGACTATTTAGCGGTCAGAAGGACTTACTTAGATTTGATCCATGTACACCTTTAGGTATTATTGAGTTGATTGAAAGAAAGGGTGTAGACATAGAAGGCAAGAATGCTGTAATTGTTGGAAGGAGTAATATTGTTGGTAAGCCAGTTGCCCATTTATTACTGGAAAGAAATGCAACTATAACTGTTTGTCATTCGAGAACTAAAGATTTAAAAGCTGAAACTCTTGATGCAGATATTCTGGTGGCTGCAGTTGGTAGACCTAACTTTATTACAGGTGAAATGGTTAAAGAAGGAGCCTGTGTAATCGATGTTGGTATCAATAGAGTTGATGGTAAATTAATTGGCGATGTTGAATATGATTCAGCTTATGAAAGAGCTGGTGCAATTACTCCAGTACCTGGTGGAGTAGGTCCAATGACTATAGCTATGCTAATGAAGAATACCGTTAAAGCTCGGGAGTATCATGGAGTCTAA
- the nusB gene encoding transcription antitermination factor NusB: MKYLSRHQERELALQYLYSLDCKEKLKEGCSIEDIGVPLNLFNDLESEDMYHEDLIKGVCHNLIKIDSLINENAIGWNINRMARVDRNILRLAIFEIKYNPKVPQAVAINEAVELAKEYGSDKSTSFINGILGKI, from the coding sequence ATGAAATATCTTTCGCGACATCAAGAAAGAGAGTTAGCCTTACAATATTTGTATTCATTAGATTGTAAAGAGAAATTAAAAGAAGGTTGTTCTATAGAAGATATTGGTGTACCTTTAAACCTTTTTAATGATCTGGAAAGTGAAGATATGTACCATGAAGATTTGATTAAAGGGGTTTGCCATAATTTAATTAAGATTGATAGCTTAATTAATGAAAATGCTATTGGTTGGAATATTAATCGGATGGCCAGGGTTGATAGAAATATTTTGAGATTGGCTATTTTTGAAATTAAATATAATCCTAAGGTGCCACAGGCTGTTGCTATAAATGAAGCTGTAGAACTTGCAAAGGAATATGGTTCAGATAAATCCACTTCATTTATTAATGGAATTTTAGGAAAGATTTAA
- a CDS encoding NAD(P)/FAD-dependent oxidoreductase, translating to MRYLIFGSGVAGISAVKEINRVKDQDIDITVISKEKDPFYYRPRLIECLSGDISVEDIIINDREWFEQNDIELLLGKKVTDVDFNNKYLVTDDNEEFYYDKLLLAQGASSFIPPIDGVDLGGVYALRNGEDAREIYEHIESCKKAVVIGGGLLGLESAYNMIKAGLEVTVVERADHLLQRQLDNAAGDKLKLILEEKHGFNFYLDAGVEKISGNKEVEEVELADGTKIPADLVLFSTGINPNTEIVEDKELEINRGIIVDNQMSTNIPDVYAAGDVAEYDGNIYGIWAPSMEEGRVAGKVMVGKDAEFTGFVPSHNLKVADVNVVSIGVLSESEDVDSRLDVDDERTYCRIFEDDSGELVGAIIVGDYENENDLLKEIKE from the coding sequence ATGAGATATTTAATTTTTGGTTCAGGAGTGGCTGGTATATCAGCTGTAAAAGAAATAAATAGAGTTAAAGATCAGGATATTGATATTACAGTTATAAGTAAAGAAAAGGATCCATTTTATTACAGGCCAAGGCTGATTGAATGTCTTTCAGGTGATATATCTGTTGAAGATATAATTATTAATGATAGAGAATGGTTTGAACAAAATGATATAGAACTACTCTTAGGCAAGAAAGTAACTGATGTTGATTTTAATAATAAGTATTTAGTAACTGATGATAATGAGGAGTTTTATTATGATAAGTTATTACTAGCTCAGGGAGCCAGTAGTTTTATTCCACCTATAGATGGTGTTGATCTTGGTGGGGTTTATGCTTTAAGAAATGGTGAAGATGCAAGGGAAATTTATGAGCATATTGAAAGTTGCAAGAAGGCTGTTGTAATTGGTGGAGGTCTGTTAGGACTTGAATCAGCCTATAATATGATAAAAGCTGGACTTGAAGTTACAGTTGTTGAGAGAGCAGATCATCTTCTACAGAGGCAACTGGATAATGCAGCCGGTGATAAATTAAAATTAATTTTAGAAGAAAAGCATGGGTTTAATTTTTATCTGGATGCAGGGGTAGAAAAAATCTCTGGTAATAAAGAGGTTGAAGAAGTTGAGCTTGCTGATGGCACTAAAATCCCTGCAGATTTAGTTTTGTTTTCGACTGGAATAAACCCAAATACTGAAATAGTTGAAGATAAAGAGCTTGAAATAAATAGGGGAATTATTGTTGATAATCAGATGTCTACAAATATACCTGATGTATATGCAGCCGGTGATGTTGCTGAGTATGATGGTAATATTTATGGGATCTGGGCACCTTCAATGGAGGAAGGCCGAGTCGCTGGAAAAGTCATGGTTGGTAAAGATGCTGAATTTACTGGTTTTGTTCCATCACATAACTTAAAAGTTGCTGATGTTAATGTTGTTTCAATAGGTGTTTTATCTGAAAGTGAAGATGTAGATTCAAGGCTTGATGTTGATGATGAGAGAACCTATTGTCGTATTTTTGAAGATGATTCTGGAGAGTTGGTTGGAGCCATCATTGTTGGAGATTATGAAAATGAAAATGATTTATTAAAAGAGATAAAGGAATAG
- a CDS encoding DUF2273 domain-containing protein encodes MNGSDSRPELKELFKEFIFNYRSEITGALLGLILAILIFTIGIFKTLVILAFTVIGFLIGNRDDLNDDIVKILNRVLNK; translated from the coding sequence ATGAATGGTTCTGATTCCAGGCCAGAATTAAAAGAATTATTTAAAGAGTTTATATTTAATTATAGGTCTGAAATTACTGGTGCTTTGTTAGGTTTAATTTTAGCAATATTAATTTTTACAATTGGGATTTTTAAGACTCTTGTTATATTAGCATTTACAGTAATAGGCTTTTTGATTGGCAATAGAGATGATTTAAATGATGATATTGTTAAAATTTTGAATAGGGTTTTGAATAAATAA
- a CDS encoding shikimate kinase, which yields MIVTLIGMMGSGKSTVGRLIAEILDYKFYDTDSLIVKKSGREINDIFRINGEEYFRNLEKEIIIDLYNQNADMVVATGGGAILSEINRNIILSNSRVYWLNIEAEKLADRLYKNEERPLINDYKNEREELINHLDKILDDRIEYYQIGQEIDGDRKPSEIAREIINDIRGEVDIIE from the coding sequence ATGATTGTTACACTGATTGGTATGATGGGCTCAGGTAAATCGACTGTTGGAAGATTAATTGCCGAGATATTAGATTATAAGTTTTATGATACAGATTCTTTAATAGTTAAAAAATCTGGTAGAGAAATTAATGATATATTTAGAATAAATGGTGAAGAATATTTTAGAAATCTGGAAAAAGAAATAATAATTGATCTCTACAATCAAAATGCAGATATGGTTGTTGCTACTGGTGGTGGAGCCATTTTATCTGAAATAAATCGAAATATTATTTTAAGTAATAGCCGAGTTTACTGGTTGAATATTGAAGCCGAGAAATTAGCTGACCGGCTTTATAAAAATGAGGAAAGGCCTTTAATCAATGATTATAAGAATGAGAGAGAAGAGTTAATTAATCATTTAGATAAAATATTAGATGATAGAATTGAATATTATCAGATTGGCCAGGAGATAGATGGAGACAGGAAACCTTCTGAAATTGCCAGAGAGATAATTAATGATATTAGAGGTGAGGTGGATATAATTGAATAG
- the xseA gene encoding exodeoxyribonuclease VII large subunit, protein MESKHFTVSEVTRYIKQLLKNDDILNQIEVVGEISNFHHHRSGHMYFSLKDDDSKINAVMFKGNNYNLDFQPEDGQKVRAFGYIDLYVPRGEYQLYVEAMSEEGEGDLYQKFLMLKEKLEKEGLFADENKQPIPEFPKKIGLVTSAGGAAIRDIISVINRRDSRVSILVASARVQGSESVGELIESLRYLDSRDDIDLIILSRGGGSLEDLWSFNDEILAREIVEAKTPIISGVGHETDFTIADMAADLRAPTPSAAAELAVRDMVSIRNRFKNLNEQLYYKINKKVKDARKELGYILKNRIWRNPELIISDQRQEFDNISNEFSTAMENYFRDKHDEIAKLSLKLDGLSPLKILSRGYSITEKLEEDRTEVVSSVDDLKRGDLIKTLLNNGQVLSEVKKIKEASND, encoded by the coding sequence ATGGAGTCTAAACATTTTACTGTTTCAGAAGTAACAAGATATATAAAGCAACTATTGAAAAATGATGACATTTTAAATCAGATTGAGGTGGTTGGTGAGATTTCTAATTTTCACCACCACCGTTCTGGTCATATGTATTTTAGTTTAAAAGATGATGATTCAAAGATTAATGCAGTTATGTTTAAAGGGAATAATTATAATCTTGATTTTCAGCCTGAAGACGGTCAGAAAGTTAGAGCTTTTGGTTATATAGATCTCTATGTACCTAGAGGTGAATATCAGTTATATGTAGAGGCTATGTCTGAAGAAGGTGAAGGAGATCTTTATCAGAAGTTTTTAATGCTTAAAGAAAAATTAGAGAAAGAAGGCCTTTTTGCTGATGAAAACAAACAACCAATTCCTGAGTTTCCTAAAAAGATTGGGCTTGTCACTTCTGCAGGTGGAGCAGCAATTAGAGATATAATTTCTGTTATAAATAGGAGAGATTCCAGGGTATCAATTCTAGTTGCTTCAGCTAGAGTTCAGGGTAGTGAATCAGTTGGAGAACTTATAGAATCTCTTAGATATCTCGATAGTAGAGATGATATTGATTTGATTATTTTATCAAGGGGCGGAGGTTCTTTAGAGGATCTCTGGTCTTTTAATGATGAAATTTTAGCCCGGGAAATTGTTGAGGCAAAAACTCCGATAATATCCGGGGTTGGCCATGAAACAGATTTTACTATTGCCGATATGGCTGCAGATTTAAGGGCTCCTACTCCCTCAGCTGCAGCTGAGCTTGCTGTTAGAGATATGGTTAGTATCAGAAATAGGTTTAAAAATTTAAATGAGCAATTATATTATAAAATTAACAAGAAGGTAAAAGACGCCAGGAAAGAACTAGGATATATTTTAAAAAATAGAATCTGGAGAAATCCTGAGTTAATTATCTCTGATCAAAGACAGGAATTTGATAATATTAGTAATGAGTTTAGTACGGCCATGGAGAATTATTTTAGAGACAAACATGATGAAATAGCTAAGTTATCTTTAAAACTAGATGGTTTAAGTCCATTAAAAATATTATCAAGAGGTTATTCAATTACTGAAAAACTAGAAGAAGATAGAACTGAGGTTGTATCATCTGTAGATGATTTAAAAAGAGGCGATTTAATAAAGACATTACTTAATAATGGCCAGGTATTAAGTGAAGTTAAGAAAATTAAGGAGGCCAGTAATGACTGA
- the xseB gene encoding exodeoxyribonuclease VII small subunit — translation MTEKLDKDKLSFEEAIDKLDAIVRELDSDLLSLDEAMDKFNEGLKLIKFCQEELDQAEGKLEQIVKEDGEFNKIISFDLPGEDNNKQEDD, via the coding sequence ATGACTGAAAAGCTTGATAAAGATAAACTTTCTTTTGAAGAGGCAATTGATAAATTAGATGCAATAGTCAGAGAGCTTGATAGCGATCTTCTTTCGCTTGATGAAGCTATGGATAAGTTTAATGAGGGTTTAAAATTGATTAAATTTTGTCAGGAGGAATTAGATCAGGCTGAAGGAAAACTAGAACAGATTGTTAAAGAAGATGGAGAATTCAATAAAATTATTTCATTTGATTTGCCAGGAGAAGATAATAATAAACAGGAGGATGATTAA
- a CDS encoding complex I 24 kDa subunit family protein yields the protein MPDLKELGKNKSNLIKALQKRQELEGYISDKDIEEISEAFSMAPVEVEGVVSFYTQFKRIAPGKYKIAVCDGTACHIKGSSLVLNWITDELGIEDGETDEDGIFSMDAVACLGCCSLAPVISINGKVYGNLTRKKLLKILNDYRQKEEADNG from the coding sequence ATGCCTGATTTAAAAGAGTTAGGGAAAAATAAATCCAATTTAATTAAGGCCCTTCAAAAAAGACAGGAACTAGAGGGTTACATATCAGATAAAGATATTGAAGAGATTAGTGAGGCTTTTTCTATGGCTCCAGTAGAGGTAGAAGGTGTTGTAAGTTTTTATACTCAGTTTAAGAGAATAGCGCCAGGAAAATATAAGATTGCAGTCTGCGATGGGACTGCATGTCATATAAAAGGTTCAAGCTTAGTTTTAAATTGGATTACTGATGAATTAGGAATAGAAGATGGTGAGACTGATGAAGACGGTATTTTCTCAATGGATGCTGTTGCCTGTCTGGGTTGTTGCAGTCTTGCTCCTGTAATTAGTATTAATGGTAAAGTATATGGTAATTTAACAAGGAAAAAGTTATTGAAAATCTTAAATGATTATCGCCAGAAGGAGGAGGCTGACAATGGTTAA
- a CDS encoding NADH-ubiquinone oxidoreductase-F iron-sulfur binding region domain-containing protein: MVKRIKVGMASCGIAAGAGEVKEKMIEMNPDAEIVEVGCIGHCHAEPLVEIETEDGSYFYQEVEPEEEFINKMLNLEDYSRFESPANREKKEKLYVTELAGKINPISIEEYEENDGYSALKKALEMEPAQIVDEVKTSGLRGRGGGGFPTGLKWSFLADKDEKDKVLICNADEGDPGAFMDRSTMESIPHQLLEGMLIGAYATGANRMFIYCRAEYPLAVKNLNIAIKQLEEAGYNNLNGEDVKITVKEGAGAFVCGEETALIHSLEGKRGTPRFRPPYPTDYGYKGRPSMINNVETLANIPLIIRDGGEKYSQIGTENSTGTKLFALAGDLEYSGLVEVPMGITIGEVVYDIGGAEEGSVKAVQIGGPSGGCIPEEHFDTPIDYDSLTELGAIMGSGGLIVINKGRCMVETARYFLEFTTKESCGKCTFCRIGTKRMLETLERITGGEGSHEDVQLLSDLGDKIIKGSLCGLGQTAPKPVLSTLNFFKNEYMAHVDEGYCAAMECTALVDVYLDQETCIECGQCIKVCPVDAISDDFVVDNEICTRCNSCIEVCPVDAISRVKREEE, from the coding sequence ATGGTTAAAAGAATAAAAGTTGGAATGGCCAGCTGTGGAATTGCTGCTGGTGCAGGAGAGGTTAAAGAAAAGATGATAGAGATGAATCCTGATGCTGAAATTGTTGAAGTTGGATGTATTGGCCACTGTCATGCTGAGCCACTTGTTGAAATAGAGACTGAAGATGGATCATATTTTTATCAAGAGGTTGAACCAGAAGAAGAATTTATTAATAAAATGCTTAATTTAGAAGATTATTCTCGTTTTGAAAGTCCTGCTAATAGAGAGAAGAAAGAGAAATTATATGTGACTGAGCTGGCAGGTAAGATTAACCCGATTTCTATTGAAGAATATGAAGAAAATGATGGATATTCTGCTCTTAAAAAAGCTTTAGAAATGGAGCCTGCTCAGATTGTTGATGAAGTCAAAACCTCAGGTTTAAGAGGTCGTGGCGGTGGAGGATTTCCAACTGGTTTAAAATGGAGTTTTTTAGCTGATAAAGATGAAAAAGATAAAGTTTTAATCTGTAATGCTGATGAAGGTGATCCTGGGGCATTCATGGACCGCTCAACAATGGAGTCTATACCACATCAATTATTAGAAGGAATGTTAATTGGTGCTTATGCAACAGGTGCTAATAGAATGTTTATTTATTGCAGGGCTGAATATCCACTGGCTGTTAAAAATTTAAATATTGCTATAAAACAACTTGAAGAAGCAGGCTATAATAATCTAAATGGGGAAGATGTTAAAATAACTGTAAAAGAAGGGGCAGGAGCTTTTGTTTGTGGAGAAGAGACGGCTTTAATCCATTCTCTAGAAGGCAAGAGAGGGACTCCAAGATTTCGTCCTCCTTATCCAACTGATTACGGTTATAAAGGCAGACCATCCATGATTAATAATGTTGAAACTCTGGCTAATATTCCCCTTATTATTAGAGATGGTGGAGAAAAATATTCACAGATTGGAACTGAAAATAGCACAGGAACAAAACTTTTTGCTCTGGCTGGAGATCTTGAGTATTCTGGCCTTGTTGAAGTACCAATGGGTATAACTATTGGTGAAGTTGTTTATGATATTGGAGGTGCAGAAGAAGGTTCTGTTAAGGCAGTTCAAATTGGCGGACCTAGTGGTGGTTGTATACCTGAAGAACATTTTGATACTCCAATTGATTACGATTCTCTCACTGAGCTTGGAGCAATTATGGGTTCAGGAGGCTTAATTGTAATAAATAAAGGACGCTGTATGGTTGAAACAGCTCGTTACTTTTTAGAGTTTACAACAAAAGAGAGTTGTGGAAAATGTACTTTCTGTAGAATTGGAACCAAAAGAATGTTAGAGACATTAGAAAGAATTACTGGTGGAGAAGGCAGTCATGAAGATGTTCAACTTTTAAGTGATCTTGGTGATAAAATAATTAAGGGTTCACTCTGTGGTCTGGGGCAGACAGCTCCCAAACCTGTTTTATCAACTTTAAATTTCTTTAAAAATGAATATATGGCTCATGTAGATGAAGGTTATTGTGCTGCTATGGAATGTACAGCATTAGTTGATGTATATCTCGATCAGGAAACCTGTATTGAATGCGGACAGTGTATTAAAGTCTGTCCTGTAGATGCAATAAGTGATGATTTTGTAGTTGATAATGAGATATGTACCCGTTGTAATAGTTGTATTGAGGTTTGTCCGGTAGATGCAATATCCCGGGTTAAAAGGGAGGAAGAATAG